From Cyclobacteriaceae bacterium, a single genomic window includes:
- the pdxA gene encoding 4-hydroxythreonine-4-phosphate dehydrogenase PdxA — protein sequence MNSTQPSSHKPRIGITLGDINGIGPEVIIKALTDPRILNMITPVIYGSTRVLSYYRKLMALEELNYSTVKTKGQFFPKAINVVNCWEEEIRITPGQPSKEAGNAALLSLKKAVEEIKEGLIDGFVTAPIDKNTIHCEEFPFRGHTEYLTQTFEATESLMLLVGESLKVGIVTEHVPLKDVSKNITRERVELKIRLMELSLKKDFHIGKPKIAVLGLNPHAGDEGLIGDEEIQVIKPVIEDLKSKGKLIFGPFPADGFFGSGQHKKFDGILAMYHDQGLVPFKYIDFENGVNFTAGLPIVRTSPDHGTAYSIAGKNQADESSLRQAIFLATDIINNRTNQTVSGL from the coding sequence ATGAATTCTACTCAGCCCTCTTCTCATAAACCACGGATTGGAATCACGCTTGGCGACATTAATGGCATCGGACCTGAAGTTATAATCAAGGCTCTCACCGACCCACGCATTTTGAATATGATCACCCCGGTGATCTATGGATCGACGCGGGTCCTATCGTATTATAGGAAGCTGATGGCACTGGAGGAATTGAATTACAGTACCGTAAAGACAAAAGGACAATTCTTTCCGAAAGCAATCAACGTTGTCAATTGCTGGGAAGAAGAAATCAGGATCACGCCAGGGCAACCATCGAAAGAAGCAGGCAATGCCGCACTGCTAAGCCTGAAGAAAGCAGTCGAGGAAATCAAGGAAGGTCTTATTGATGGATTCGTAACAGCTCCTATTGACAAGAACACTATTCACTGTGAGGAATTTCCATTTCGCGGACACACAGAATACCTCACACAAACATTTGAAGCGACCGAAAGTCTGATGCTGCTGGTCGGTGAATCATTGAAAGTTGGAATTGTTACTGAACACGTTCCTTTAAAAGATGTTTCGAAGAACATTACACGCGAGCGTGTGGAATTGAAAATAAGATTGATGGAACTTTCGCTGAAGAAAGATTTCCATATCGGTAAACCAAAAATCGCGGTACTGGGACTTAACCCGCATGCCGGAGATGAAGGCCTCATCGGTGACGAAGAAATTCAGGTGATCAAACCGGTGATCGAGGATTTAAAAAGTAAAGGCAAACTCATCTTTGGACCATTCCCTGCCGATGGTTTCTTTGGCTCAGGCCAGCATAAAAAGTTTGATGGCATTCTGGCGATGTATCATGACCAGGGCCTGGTTCCATTTAAGTACATCGACTTTGAAAACGGTGTCAACTTTACAGCAGGCTTGCCAATCGTGAGAACCTCTCCGGATCATGGTACAGCATATTCCATTGCCGGAAAGAATCAGGCAGATGAAAGTTCTCTGAGGCAGGCGATCTTCCTGGCGACAGATATTATTAACAACAGAACGAATCAGACTGTCAGTGGTCTGTAA
- a CDS encoding DUF177 domain-containing protein, producing the protein MRAQEFKVNIVGLSQKAHRFDYEFGDEFFKLYGQVLLEGGQFKAAVTLDKRETLIETNFRIEGTARLICDRSLEPFDFPMDIDRTILFKYGEEEKELSDEIVMITRNQQSLDIGQYMYELIAVNVPMKRLHPKFQEDDLEESDIKLVYSSPISEKEKDEDAIDPRWEKLKKLK; encoded by the coding sequence ATGAGGGCGCAGGAGTTTAAGGTTAACATCGTTGGATTGAGTCAAAAGGCACATCGCTTTGACTACGAGTTCGGTGATGAGTTCTTTAAGCTTTATGGTCAGGTGCTTCTGGAAGGCGGACAGTTTAAGGCGGCGGTGACCCTTGACAAACGCGAAACATTGATTGAAACCAATTTTCGCATTGAAGGAACAGCGAGGTTGATTTGTGACAGGAGTCTGGAGCCTTTTGATTTTCCGATGGACATTGATCGTACGATCCTGTTCAAGTATGGTGAAGAAGAAAAAGAACTGAGTGACGAGATCGTGATGATCACACGAAATCAGCAAAGTTTGGATATAGGTCAGTATATGTATGAGTTAATTGCGGTAAACGTACCCATGAAGCGATTACATCCTAAGTTTCAGGAAGACGACCTTGAAGAAAGTGATATAAAATTGGTTTACTCCTCTCCAATTAGTGAAAAAGAAAAAGATGAGGATGCCATCGATCCGCGATGGGAAAAATTGAAAAAGTTAAAATAA